From Candidatus Deferrimicrobiaceae bacterium:
CCGGTTCGTTCCGAGGAGGCAACGGACAGCAGGCCACGCACGATATTCTCGATCCTCCCCGTCTCGGAGACGATCTTGTCGAGGCAATCCTCCCGCTCCTGCGCGGGGGGATCGTTCCTGAGAAGATACTCCGCGTACCCGCGGATCCCCATCAGGGGATTGCCCACCTCATGCGCGATCCCCGCGGCCAGACGACCCACGGTAGCAAGCCGTTCCGAACGGGAAATCTCCTGCTGGGCCTGTCTCGCCATTTCCTGCGCGGAGAGGATCGCGCCCACCATCCGGTTGAAGGAGGCGCCGAGCTGCCCGACCTCGTTCCCCGGGGACTCGTCGGCCCGCAGACAAAGGTCGCCCGAGGCGATCTTCTCGGTGACGGCCGCAAGGCGCTTGAGGGGACGCACCACGGACCGGTCCATCAGCAGGAACCCGAAAAAAACGAACGCCGCGACGTCCGCCACCATCAACGCTCCCGCGACCCGGAGAAGGTTCCGCGCCTCCTGCTCGACGCCCGGGGAATAGAATCGCACCCGGATCGCCCGCCTGCCCCCTGCGCCTTCCAGGAGGGGAAGGGTCACATCCACGACAGGATGGACGGAGAAGAGCCCGAAGGTTTTCCCGCCCACGGGGACCACCTGGATCACGTCCGGCCCCTCGCCTTCCGGGAGGAGAACCACCTCGCGGATGTAGGGGGAAAGTTTCCCCAGGGACTCGAGGGAAGACAGGGAACCCGTCCCTGCCCTTTCCCCCATCCGGATGGCGTCCCGGACGACCTCGGCGACGGAGACCGCCGCTTCGACATGGCGGCGTTCCACGGTGATCTCGATGACCTTGAGCGCGAAAATCGAAAGAAAGGAGAGGGAAGCGATCGCGATGAG
This genomic window contains:
- a CDS encoding ATP-binding protein, yielding MKDMSVRAGVVLQLTLIAIASLSFLSIFALKVIEITVERRHVEAAVSVAEVVRDAIRMGERAGTGSLSSLESLGKLSPYIREVVLLPEGEGPDVIQVVPVGGKTFGLFSVHPVVDVTLPLLEGAGGRRAIRVRFYSPGVEQEARNLLRVAGALMVADVAAFVFFGFLLMDRSVVRPLKRLAAVTEKIASGDLCLRADESPGNEVGQLGASFNRMVGAILSAQEMARQAQQEISRSERLATVGRLAAGIAHEVGNPLMGIRGYAEYLLRNDPPAQEREDCLDKIVSETGRIENIVRGLLSVASSERTGKETADVDDVVRETVDMLSFRKMFRDVEVVVEAGGMHRVSISAERFRQVLLNLMINAVDAMEGGGVLRVRTFGVRPWVPPAVRMARRRAYDPPETDVLRLRKGVGDLPAGGVAVSVTDTGCGIRPDALPSIFDPFFTTKEPGKGTGLGLSVSRAIVEAAGGEIAVTSDEGKGSTFTVILPEAEEEAPPGDAGRGEDG